A window of Silurus meridionalis isolate SWU-2019-XX chromosome 4, ASM1480568v1, whole genome shotgun sequence contains these coding sequences:
- the LOC124383914 gene encoding C-C chemokine receptor type 5-like — protein sequence MEIDQNITYDYAEYIFYDLNADKFQTCSEISAMGFSQTFLPTLYSIVFIVGFIGNGLVLCVLVKYYKTSTMSDVCLFNLALSDLLFLISLPFWAHYAAVSEWTFGTNMCHAVTALYTLGFYGSIFFMIIMTLDHYIVIVHPNCSIFIKHRSVRASIAVALFMWALSLGASLPTIIFSQATNETNGWTCRVEYPGETAWRQFSYIEMNLLGLIIPLSVMVFCYSRITPILMHMKSQKRHKAVKLILVLVIIFFLFWTPYNIVIFLMFLHHLGYMNTCQWEQDLNMAMQWVETIAFSHCCLNPIIYAFVGQKFRNSILNIFKEWVLVCFGQCSTNNSKISERSSMHSHSSVINSTKLV from the exons ATGGAGATCGATCAGAACATAA CCTACGACTATGCTGAGTATATATTCTATGATTTAAATGCTGACAAATTCCAGACCTGCTCCGAAATCAGTGCAATGGGCTTCAGCCAAACCTTCCTCCCTACCCTCTACAGCATCGTCTTCATCGTGGGCTTCATTGGCAATGGCCTGGTTCTGTGTGTCCTGGTTAAGTAttacaaaacatccaccatgTCAGATGTGTGTCTCTTCAACCTGGCCCTTTCAGACCTCCTCTTCCTGATCTCACTGCCTTTCTGGGCTCATTACGCTGCCGTCTCTGAGTGGACCTTCGGGACCAACATGTGCCATGCAGTGACAGCGCTCTACACGCTGGGATTCTATGGAAGTAtcttttttatgattataatgACCTTGGACCACTACATTGTCATTGTCCACCCCAATTGCTCTATCTTCATTAAGCACCGGTCTGTCAGAGCTAGCATAGCTGTGGCTTTGTTTATGTGGGCACTTAGCTTAGGAGCTTCTCTGCCAACCATCATTTTCTCCCAAGcaacaaatgaaacaaatggATGGACATGCAGAGTGGAATATCCAGGAGAAACAGCATGGAGGCAGTTCTCTTACATTGAGATGAACCTACTCGGTTTGATTATTCCTCTCTCCGTGATGGTGTTCTGCTACTCGCGTATCACCCCCATCTTAATGCACATGAAATCTCAGAAGAGACACAAAGCTGTTAAGCTCATCCTGGTCTTGGTCAttatcttctttctcttctggaCGCCCTACAACATTGTCATCTTTCTGATGTTCTTGCATCACTTGGGCTACATGAACACATGTCAGTGGGAGCAGGACCTGAACATGGCTATGCAGTGGGTGGAAACCATAGCGTTCAGCCACTGCTGCCTCAACCCCATCATCTACGCCTTTGTGGGTCAGAAATTCAGGAATTCCATTTTAAATATCTTCAAAGAGTGGGTTTTAGTTTGCTTTGGTCAATGCTCAACAAATAACAGTAAGATCTCAGAAAGGAGCTCGATGCATTCACACTCCTCAGTGATTAACAGCACAAAACTTGTCTAA